A segment of the Deltaproteobacteria bacterium genome:
ATAACCTGTGCCAACGCAGCGCGACTGCAGTTGAGCAGCCGGCCCGCGAAAAGAGAAATCGCCGCGATGCGATTCTGCGTTACGGCGTTGGAGTGCTTTCATCGTGAACGTTTCAATTGAGCCCAGGGTCTAATCAAACGCGAGGTGAGAATCGCAGCGAAAAACAATGCGCTGGTCATCCCCCATAGGACCGTAGCATAGCTTTGCGTCTGGTCATAAATGGCGCCGGCGATGACGGGACCGCAAACGTTGCCCCAGGTGTAAAAGAGATTCATATTGCCGCGGAGGGTGCCGAAGGACTTCCTGCCGAAGAAATCGCCCACCGATGCCCAGTAAACCGGGATCGACGCATCGAGCACCGTGTAAAACGCCGTAAACATCCAAAGCGCCCAGAGAGAGTCGCTCCAGATCATCGGCAGCACAGCGGCCGCGCCGATGAACATGCAGATCGTGACCACCTTCGGTTTGTTGACAAAGTCAGCGATCCAGCCCAGAAGAAAATGCACCAGTAAGTTGATCATGGCAAAGCCGGCGAGCAAAAACGCGGCATGCTGCTGGGATAACCCTTTCCAGACCATCATTGGAATAAAATGCGTCGTTACCGTGGCGAACGCCGCGCCGCGCGCGGTCATCGACACGATCATGATCCAGAACAGCGCCATGCGGAATGCCTGTTTGGCAGTGACTTCGGGCTCGTGGACTGAGCCTGAAGAAGCCGTCGCTTTACCATCCTCAGGTTGAACCGCGACACCGTCGGGCAGCATGCCCATGCTCTCCGGTGAGCGGCGCACGAGCATGGCCAGCGGCACGCCGAGCACGATAAAAAGAATGCCGGCGATAAACGCGCCCCAGCGCCAACCCAACTGGGTGACGACGACGGCGAGCAGCGGCGTAATCAGCGTGCCGCCGATGGGCACGGCGGAGCTGACCACTGTCATGGCGCGAGCACGCAGGCGGATGAACCAACTATTGGCGACGATCGTCGGCGCGTGGATAAAGCCAGCGGTGAACGCCAGCGAGATGACGCCCAGGTAGACAATCAGAAATGTCGTGTAGCTGTTGATGTAAGAAAACAAAATATAACCGATGCCGGCCAGCAGGCAGGCCGCCACCATCATCGGGCTAGGGCCGTAGCGGTCGATTAGGTAGCCGGCCACCGGTGATTCGATGGCGCCTTCGGCGCGCGCCAAAGAAAAGGCCAGCGAGGTCATCGCGCGCGAAATGCCGAGCTCCTGGCTAACAGGCAGGAAAAATACCGTGAACCCGTACTGGTGCAGTCCACCGCCGACAACGCGGATCGCCGAGACTAACCCGATCATGCGCCACCCGTAGTACAGTTTGGAAAGTTTCTCCGTGAATGAAGATAGCATGGTCGGGTGCGCAGGCGCTTGGGTGTGAAGAATTTGAGTTAGCCATACTACGGATGGGCACGGGTTGCCACTTCTAGCAGATGATCGCGCGGGTTTGAACAGCGGTATGGACGACGCCATCGAGCTGGTTTATCGAGGCGGGTTCGAACGCGCCGTCTCTGGACTAAAGACTCTGAGTGGGTCTCATCCAAGATCGCGCGTGATGCTTGTAAAAAAACACAAAAAAATGGCAAAATGAAAATCCTTCGGTCAATACCCTGCCAGCTAAGTTATTGTTTTCACTTATGGAGGGGTGGGAGAGCGGTTTAATCCACCGGTCTTGAAAACCGGCGTCCACTTCGTGGACCGCGAGTTCAAATCTCGCCCCCTCCGCCAGATCTCCGCTCAAGCCACGGGCATTAGTGTGCGTCATAGTAAAGATCGGCGCAGCACTGTCTTGCGCGCCGGGCTGACGCTCGGTAAATCTGACATAATCGTAGACGCAGGAGAGGAAAGCCCTTTATGGCCAATGCAGCCAATGCGACTTTGCAATTCCTCGGTGCCGCGGGCGGCGTGACCGGCTCGAAATATTTGTTTGCGCACGGCGACGATCAGGTGTTGATCGATTGCGGACTGTTTCAGGGACTGAAAGAGCTGCGGTTGCGCAACTGGGCGCCGGTGCCGCTGGATTTTGCCCGCTTGCGCGCCGTCGTGCTGACTCACGCCCACATCGACCATTCCGGCTATTTACCGCGCATCGTCTCCAAAGGCTTTCGCGGGCCGGTCTATGCGACGCCGGGGACTTGCGACCTTTTGCGTGTGATGCTTCCGGACGCGGCCCATCTGCAGGAGGAAGAGGCGCGCTACGCCAATCAAAAAGGCTACTCCAAACATGCGCCGGCGCTGCCGCTCTACACTGTCGAAGACGCCGAGCGCGCCTTGAAACTACTGCGGCCGACGCACAACCGCGATGGTGTCGAGGTGACCAAGGGCGTCGTGCTGAATTTTGGCCGCGTCGGGCACATCTTAGGCGCGGGATCGGCGCGGCTGACTTTTGAAACGAACGGGCGCAAAGTGCGGCTGATCGATTCGGGCGACCTCGGGCGCTACGATCGGCCGATCTTGAAAGACCCGGAAGCCGGCGGCAGCGCCGATTGGTTGTTGATCGAATCGACCTACGGCAATCGCCTGCACCCCAAAGAATCCGAGGCCGAGCTGCGCAAAATCATCAAAGACGTGGCCGACCAACGCGGTTGTCTGCTGATTCCCGCTTTCGCCATCGGTCGAACTCAAGAGCTGATCTATATCATCCGCAAAATGGAAGACGAGGGAGCGATCCCGGCCATACCGGTTTTTGTCGACAGTCCGATGGGTATCGAAGCGACGGAGATTTACTCGCGCCATACCAGCGAGCACGATTTCGAGATGGAACAGCTGCGCAATCAAGCTCGCAACCCGATCCGGTCGCGCCACCTGGTGATGGCCAAGACGCCGGAGCAATCGAAAAGGATCAACGACATGGGCGCGCCGATGATTATTATCTCGGCGAGCGGCATGGCCACCGGCGGCCGGGTACTGCACCATTTGAAACATCGCTTGCCCGATCCGAAAACGACGGTCCTGCTGGCCGGCTACCAAGCCGAAGGGACGCGTGGACGGCTGCTGCAGGACGGCGCCAAGGAAATCAAAATGCTCGGTGAAGTTATTTCGGTCCGAGCCAAGATCAAGCTCCTCGACGGCTTTTCGGCCCACGCCGACCAGGGCGAGATTCTGCGCTGGCTCAAAACTTTCGAGCGCGCGCCGCGCATGACCTATATCGTGCACGGTGAAGCCGCCGGAGCAACGGCGCTCGCGCAAGTGATCCACGAACAGCTTAAGTGGCCGGTGGAGATCGCCAGGTATCAGCAGAAAGTAGCGCTGGCCTAATTTGTCTCGCCTCCGAACGCAAACAGCGCTAGATTGGGAGCATGAGCGAGCCCGATCAAATCATCGATCCGATCTGCGATATGACAGTCGATCCGGCGCGTGCGGCTGGGAAAACCGAGCACGCTGGCAAGACTTACTATTTTTGCAGCGTTCATTGTCAAAAACTTTTTCAGACCGACCCGCCCAAGTATCTGGCGGCGGCCGAAGCGCGGCGCGCCAACCTTAGCAAGCCCAAACCTGCCGCACCGGCACACGATCATGAGCATCATGATAAACCGCCGGCTGCAGCAACGTCGGCGGCGAGCTACATCTGCCGAATGTGTCCTGAAGTACAGCAAAAGGCGCCCGGACCCTGCCCGAAATGCGGCATGGCCTTGGAGCCGGCCGACCTGAGCGCCGCTCTCAGTAAGATCGAATACACTTGTCCGATGCATCCCGAAATTGTGCGCGCTCAGCCGGGCTCTTGCCCTATTTGCGGCATGGCCCTGGAGCCGCGCACGGTGGCGCTCAGTGATGAAAAAAACCCCGAGCTCGAAGACATGACGCGGCGTTTTTGGATCGCGCTGCCACTGTCGCTGCCGGTCTTGCTGGCGGCCATGTCGGACATGCTGCCCGGCCAGCCGCTGCATCGGATGTTTGCGCCGCGCGCGCTGGTTTGGTTCCAATTCATCCTTTCGACGCCGGTCGTGCTCTGGTGCGGCTGGCCGTTTTTTCAACGCGCTTGGACGTCGCTGGTCAACCGCAGCATGAACATGTTTACCCTGGTCGGTATCGGTGTGGGCACCGCCTACGGCTACAGCGTTTTTGCAGCCTTGTTTCCTCAATTGTTCCCGCACTCGTTTCATGGTCATGGCGGCGAGGTCGGGGTTTACTTTGAGGCGGCTGCCGCGATCACAACGCTGGTGTTGCTTGGCCAAGTGTTGGAGCTGCGCGCGCGCAGCAAAACCAGCGGCGCTATCCGAGCGCTGCTCGGCTTGGCACCCAAGACGGCGCGGCGCGTGGCCAGCGGAGTTGAGCAGGACATTCCGCTCGATCAGGTGCAGATCGGCGACGTGTTGCGGGTGCGCCCTGGCGAAAAGGTTCCGGTGGATGGTGTGGTGGTCGAGGGAAGTAGCTCGATCGATGAGTCGATGGTGACCGGCGAGCCGATTCCGGTGGAAAAAATTCAAAACAGCAAAGTCACCGGCGGCACCGTCAATGGCACCGGCGGTTTTCTCATGCGCGCCGAGCGGGTCGGCAGCGCGACGCTGCTGGCGCAGATCGTGCGCATGGTTAGCGAGGCGCAGCGCGGCCGCGCGCCGATCCAGAAACTCGCGGACGTCGTGGCCTCGTATTTTGTGCCTATTGTGATCCTCGCAGCGCTGATCACGTTTGTCATTTGGGCGAGCTGGGGGCCCGAGCCGCAATTGGCCTATGCGTTGGTCAACGCCGTGGCGGTGTTGATCATCGCCTGCCCCTGCGCCTTGGGTTTGGCCACGCCAATGTCGATCATGGTCGGCACCGGCCGCGGTGCCACGGCCGGTGTGTTGATCAAAAATGCCGAAGCGCTCGAGGTTTTGCAGAAGGTCGATACGCTGGTCGTCGACAAAACCGGCACGTTGACCGAAGGCAAGCCGAAACTTGCATCTGTAGTCGCGTTGGCGGGGCAGGACGAGAACGAAGTCCTGCGCCTGGCGGCGAGTCTTGAGAAGGCGAGCGAGCACCCGCTCGCAGCGGCGATCGTGGCCGGCGCGGCAGACCGCCAGTTAACACTTGCCAAGTATCAGGGATTTCAGTCATACACGGGCAAGGGTATTTTCGGTGTGGTCGAAGGCAAGCGCGTCGCGCTTGGTAATTTGAAACTTTTCGAAGAGATGCGCATCCCGGTGCAGGCGCTGCGCGAGCGCGCCGAGCAACTGCGCGCCCAGGGGCAAACCGTCATGTTCGTGGCCATCGATAAACAGTTGGCCGGCATCATCGGTGTCGCCGATCCGATCAAAGCGTCGACGAAAGAAGCCGTGCGGCTCTTGCACGACGAAGGCGTGCGGCTGGTCATGCTCACCGGCGACAGTAAAGCGACGGCCGATGCCGTGGCGCGCCAGTTGGGCATCGATGACGTGCATGCCGAAGTGCTGCCCGCTCAGAAAGGTGAAATCGTCAAACAACTGCAATCCCAAGGTCGCGTCGTCGCCATGGCGGGCGACGGCGTCAACGACGCGCCGGCATTAGCGCAAGCACAGGTGGGCATCGCGATGGGCACGGGAACCGACATCGCGATGGAGAGCGCCGGTGTGACGTTGGTGAAAGGCGATCTGCGCGGCATCGCCAAAGCGCGCCGCTTGAGCCAAGCGACCATAACGAACATCCGGCAAAATTTATTCTTCGCTTTTTTCTACAACATCCTCGGCGTGCCGATCGCGGCGGGCATTCTCTATCCGTTCTTCGGCATTCTTTTGAGCCCTATGATCGCCAGCGCGGCGATGACTTTCAGCTCGGTGTCGGTGATCGCCAACGCGCTGCGGCTGAATAAAGTCGAGCTCTGATTCACGCGCTGTCAAACAATTTCGAGTATTGCTCCCACGACGCTGGGGCGACTTTGGCTGTGGCCAGATTTTCCTCAAGATGGGCGATTTGCTTCATGCCCACCAGCGCGGTTGTCACGCCTGGGGTCGAGCGAACGAATTGCAAGGCGCGCTGGCCATCGGTTTCCAGGCCGGGGAATGCGTCATGAATAACCGGCGGCAGGTCGTGGGTGAGCTGGCCCTGTAAGATTGACGCGCTGCACATAACCGTGATGCCGAGCGCCTGGGCGGCTTCGAGGAGCGTCATCGTTTTGCCGTTCACCGTCTGGTTGGTCAGTGACAGCGCTTCACTCATGCCAAGATTGACCGGCAGCTGAATGACTTTGAAGCGGTGCTCTTCACCGCCGACGCGCCGGGCGGTCTCGATCACTTGGGCAAGCGACAGATAATCGCGCGCGCTGGCTTCCCTGCGGAAACCGTTCCAGGTCGCCGCGCCGTACATGCGGATTTTGCCGGCCGCGGCGGCGCTTTCGAGAGCTTCGAACGCTCGCAATAGGCGCTGGTTGAACTCTTCGCGCGCGATCTTGCCCAGCTGGGTTTCCGGGTTGTGGAGATAGTAGATATCGATGCACTCGATGCCGAGATTGCGCAGGCTGCTGTCGATCTGGTGGGTAAGATATGCTGGCGTCATGCAATGACAGTTGGCGACGATGTCGCTCGCCTGGGCAATTGCCGGTTTGATAAACGTCTCAGCGAAATAAGCGGGAGTGTCCTTCGGCGGCACGCCGTCGTAGGGGAGGAAGCCGCCTTTGGTGGCGATGACGATTTCTTCGCGGCAGCAGCCTTTGCCGGCGAGCTCTTTAAGCGCGCTGCCGATGGCGCGCTCGCTGCGCTGGCAGCGGTAGTTAACCGCGCTGTCGAGGACGTTGCAGCCGGAGGAGACGGCTTGCACGATGGCGGCGCAGTATTGCCGATCGGTTTCGTTGTCGTAGTTGCCAAGGTAGGTTCCCAGGCCGATGGAGGAAAGCCACAGACCTTGGGCGCGCCGAAAGTGTCCTGGGGCGACGCCGCCGGCAAAGCGGTGGGCGTAGCTCTCGGTCGCTTGCGGCGTGGCGCAGCCGGCGAGGCTCGTTTGGTTCATCGTGCACCTCGACGCGGCTCAGCGCGGCCGCCAAAAAGCCAACCGTCGAGTCCAAGCGTGCGGCCGGCACCGGACATGAGGATGATAAAGAGGCCGATGATGAACGTCTGCTGCATGGCCAAGGGAGCGCCGCCGCGCGCCATGCCGGGCCCGAGCATGTAGTTGACCATCATAAATAGCCCGATGCAGGCATTGAACCGAGTAAGCAGCCCGAGCACCAGGCAGCCGCCGACGACAATTTCGCCGATCATCACGAGATAGCCAAACAACTCGTGATGGGGCACGACGTAATCAATCAGTAGTTTCTTGTACCAGGGATAAAGATCGAGAGTGGCGATATCGCCGATTTGCCGGCCGATCCAATCGCCTTTGGGAAAGTCGCGTTGAAACTTGCGCACGCCTTGCCAGCATAGGTAATAGCCGATGTAGATACGCAATAGGGAGATATACCAGAGATAGGTGCGCGCTTGCAGATTCAAAAGATGACCTCCTGCGTGGAAAGACGCTCGCTGGCCAGCCTCTAGTAACCGGAGAGTGGTGTCGTATTCGTGCCGAGTCGATGCCGAAACGGTGCTAAGATAGCGTTGATGCCGAGAGCGATCAAGCGAACCGCTGATTTTTGCTTATTAAATGTGGTAGGCCGGAGTGGAGTTGAACCACTGTCGGACCCTTATAAGGGGTCTGCTCTCACCGTTGAGCTACCGGCCCGTAATGGGTCGGCCGCCGACGGCGGCAGGGTGAGAAAGGGCTCTCCGCTAAAACGAGTCTTTTAACTTCCGCACCGTCGCAAACACCGACACCGGGTCGAGGCGCTGATCGGATATTCGACTCTTGACGCTCGTCTGAATCTCTTTGCTGTCCCAGCGCAGAAACGGGTTGGTTTGCTTCTCTTCTTCCAGGGTCGCCGGCACGGTTGACATGCCGCGGGCGCGCAGCGCTTGGACGCGCTCGAAGCGCGACACGAGTTTGTGGTTTTTCGGCTCCACGGACATGGCAAAGCGCAGGTTGCTCTCGGTGTACTCGTGGCCGCAGTAGACTTTCGTGTCATCAGGCAGCGCCATTAGTTTTTTTAGCGAAGCGTGCATCATTTCCGGGGTGCCCTCGAAAAGCCGGCCGCAGCCGGCGGTAAACAGACAATCGCCGCTAAACAGCGCATTGCCGAACAGATAAGCGACGTGTCCAGTCGTATGGCCAGGAATGAAGAGCACCTTGCCTTTCAACTCACCGATTTGAATCTCGTCACCCTCGTCGACGCCGTTGGTCAAACCGGGAATGCGACCCTGGTCGCTCTTGTGGCCATACACTTTGAGGCTGTGCTTTGCCAGCAGTCCTTCATTGCCACCGGTATGGTCGCGATGATGATGGGTATTCAGAATTGCCGTGAGGGAAATTTTTCCCTGCTCGGCCCGCCGCCAAACCGGCTCCGCTTCCGACGGATCGACGATGGCAGCGGCGTTGGTTTTTTGACAAATCAGCAAATACCCGTAGTTATCGCGGAGCAGCGGAATTTGAACGATTTTCATAACGATCCTGACCTCCTATGGCGTAGGAGTTGCTTAAAAATCTAGCCTAATTTAGCGAGCCGATCAATCTTGGCTTACGGCGTGAGTTCGCCGCAACCTCACGCGAGTTAAGGAATCCTTGGCCGCGCCCGATTCAAATTGTGAGTGTTCGATGAATTTGAGGAGAACCGATGGTCAATTCGCATGGTTTGCAAACGATCGAAGTGCTGCTGGTGGAAGACAACGCCGGCGACATTCGTCTCACCAAGGAAGCGCTCAAAGAGAGCAGCTTATTGATCCACCTAAATGTCGCGCGGGACGGCGAGGAAGCCATGGCTTTTCTACGGCGCGAAGGCGTTCATGCCGGTGCGCCTACTCCCGATTTAATACTCCTCGACCTCAATTTGCCGCGTAAAGATGGCCGGGAGGTGCTGCAGGAAATTAAGGCCGATGCAGACCTCAAACGCATTCCCGTCGTAGTGTTAACAACCTCTGAAGCCGACTCGGATATTTTGACCACCTACGGTTTGCACGCCAACTGCTATATCACCAAGCCCGTCGACATGGACCAGTTCATCAAAATCGTCAAGCTGCTCGAAGAGTTCTGGTTCACCATCGTCAAGCTGCCTTCGCGTGAAGCGCTGGGGGAAGCGCGCTTCAAGAAGATCGCCTGACGCACAAGAAGCACAGGGCGCGTACCCCTTGACACTTTGCGCTTAGCCTTTCGCCCGTCGCCCTTGGCCGAACAGCACTTTCTTGGCTTCCTCACTTATCCCGCGTGAAGTATTAACCGTGTCCGCAATCGCGTAGGCGCGCTTGACCGCCTCACGCTGTTGAATCTTTTCGAACCAGCGTTTGAGATTCGGGAAGTCAGTGAGATTCATCCCTTGCCGCTCATGCAGGAGGATCCAGGGATAACAGGCCATGTCGGCGATGGAGTATTCGCCGGCGGCGTATTCGCGATCGGCTAAGCGCTCGTCGAGCACGCCGTAAAGGCGTTCAGTTTCTTTGGTGTAGCGCTCGATGGCGTAGGTGATTTTCTCTGCGGCGTAGCCGCGAAAATGATGATTCTGCCCCAACATCGGTCCCAACCCGCCCATCTGCCAGAACAACCACTGCATGACTTCAACGCGCCGGCGCACATCGCGTGGCAGAAATTTGCCGCTCTTGTCGGCGAGATACTCTAGAATCGCCCCCGACTCGAAAACACTGATCGGCGCGCCGCCGTCGGCGGGACCGTTGTCGACAATCGCCGGAATGCGATTGTTGGGCGATATCTTCAGAAACTCCGGCTTGAACTGATCGCCCTTGCCGATGTTAATCGGTTTGACGTTGTAGGCGACGCCCGCTTCTTCGAGGAATATCGTAATCTTGTGACCATTCGGTGTGGTTCAGTAGTAGAGATCGATCATCACCACCTCCGGTGCCTGTTGCCTCACGCCTGTTGCCTTCTTAATTCCCGATACACCTTCTCCGCCGTTACCGGCACATCGAACAAGCGCACGCCCACCGCATCGGCAACGGCATTGCAAATCGCCGCCGGTGGCGTGACGTTGGCGTGTTCGCCGATGCCTTTGGCTTCGTAGGGGCCCGGGCCATTTTTGCCTTTGACCAGGACGGTTTTGAACTTTGGGATATCGACGATGTTAGGGATCTTGTACTCGCCCAAATTGGTTTGGGTTACTTTGCCTTGATCGTGGGTGATCTCTTCCATTAGTCCCGAACCGATCGCCATGATGGCTTCGCCGTCGATCTGGCCCTGGTGGCCGAGCGGGTTGATGATCGTGCCGACGTCGTGGTCGGTGACGAATTTGTTGAGCTTGACGCGGCCAGTGTCGCGGTCGACTTCGACCTCGGCGACCTGGGCGATGAACGAAGTCGACGAGCCTTTGCGCGGCACTTCGGTCTCGACGCTGACGGTCACCGGAGTGCCGATGGCTTTGACAATGTCCTTTAGCGAGAGCGGTTTGGTTTTGGCGCCTTTGGCGCTGAACTTGCCTTTGGCGTAGCTCACTTTGTCCTCGGCGCAAGCTAAGTTTTTAGCGGCGATGGCGTTGAGTTTGGCCTTTAGTTCGCCGCAGGCCTGATAGGCCGCCGCGCTGTTGATGTTGGTCGAGCGGCTGCCGCCAAAACCGACATCGACGCTGTAGTTGACGTCCGCCGTGTTGCCGATCTTGCAGCGCACGTGATCGTAGGGCACTTGCATCTCATTGGCGACGGTCTGGCAGAGCACCGTTTGTAATCCCGTCCCCTGATCGCCGGCGACGGTGAAAACGGTGAACGTGCCGTCCGCTTCGGCAGTTAAGTTTACCCATACTTTGCCGGCGCCCGTGCCGCGCTCGTACATCGCGACGCCGCGGCCGACGTTTGATTTTTTTGGCGATTTCCAACCCGCCGCATCGAGGGCGGCTTTGAGCGTCTCTTTCGCTTTGACGCCGATCCATTTTTTGCCCAGCGCGTTCTCGTCATCTTCCTCAACCAGGTTGATCATGCGAAACCTGGCCGGGTCCATTTTTAATTCTTTGGCGATCAAGTCCATGTGCGACTCGGCGGCGAAGACCGCTTGAATCGCACCCGGCGCGCGCCAAAAACCGCAGGGGACGGTATTCGTATAAACCTGCAGCGCTTCCATGTAGGTGTTGTCCATTTTGTAGGGCATCGCCGAGCCCGCACCGCCGATGCTGGCGCGGCCGGGCTTCATGCCGGCGTAGGCGCCGGTGCCATGGATCGCTTGCAGGTAGCGCGCGGTGATGCGGCCGTTT
Coding sequences within it:
- a CDS encoding MFS transporter, producing the protein MASSIPLFKPARSSARSGNPCPSVVWLTQILHTQAPAHPTMLSSFTEKLSKLYYGWRMIGLVSAIRVVGGGLHQYGFTVFFLPVSQELGISRAMTSLAFSLARAEGAIESPVAGYLIDRYGPSPMMVAACLLAGIGYILFSYINSYTTFLIVYLGVISLAFTAGFIHAPTIVANSWFIRLRARAMTVVSSAVPIGGTLITPLLAVVVTQLGWRWGAFIAGILFIVLGVPLAMLVRRSPESMGMLPDGVAVQPEDGKATASSGSVHEPEVTAKQAFRMALFWIMIVSMTARGAAFATVTTHFIPMMVWKGLSQQHAAFLLAGFAMINLLVHFLLGWIADFVNKPKVVTICMFIGAAAVLPMIWSDSLWALWMFTAFYTVLDASIPVYWASVGDFFGRKSFGTLRGNMNLFYTWGNVCGPVIAGAIYDQTQSYATVLWGMTSALFFAAILTSRLIRPWAQLKRSR
- a CDS encoding MBL fold metallo-hydrolase — translated: MANAANATLQFLGAAGGVTGSKYLFAHGDDQVLIDCGLFQGLKELRLRNWAPVPLDFARLRAVVLTHAHIDHSGYLPRIVSKGFRGPVYATPGTCDLLRVMLPDAAHLQEEEARYANQKGYSKHAPALPLYTVEDAERALKLLRPTHNRDGVEVTKGVVLNFGRVGHILGAGSARLTFETNGRKVRLIDSGDLGRYDRPILKDPEAGGSADWLLIESTYGNRLHPKESEAELRKIIKDVADQRGCLLIPAFAIGRTQELIYIIRKMEDEGAIPAIPVFVDSPMGIEATEIYSRHTSEHDFEMEQLRNQARNPIRSRHLVMAKTPEQSKRINDMGAPMIIISASGMATGGRVLHHLKHRLPDPKTTVLLAGYQAEGTRGRLLQDGAKEIKMLGEVISVRAKIKLLDGFSAHADQGEILRWLKTFERAPRMTYIVHGEAAGATALAQVIHEQLKWPVEIARYQQKVALA
- a CDS encoding heavy metal translocating P-type ATPase; amino-acid sequence: MSEPDQIIDPICDMTVDPARAAGKTEHAGKTYYFCSVHCQKLFQTDPPKYLAAAEARRANLSKPKPAAPAHDHEHHDKPPAAATSAASYICRMCPEVQQKAPGPCPKCGMALEPADLSAALSKIEYTCPMHPEIVRAQPGSCPICGMALEPRTVALSDEKNPELEDMTRRFWIALPLSLPVLLAAMSDMLPGQPLHRMFAPRALVWFQFILSTPVVLWCGWPFFQRAWTSLVNRSMNMFTLVGIGVGTAYGYSVFAALFPQLFPHSFHGHGGEVGVYFEAAAAITTLVLLGQVLELRARSKTSGAIRALLGLAPKTARRVASGVEQDIPLDQVQIGDVLRVRPGEKVPVDGVVVEGSSSIDESMVTGEPIPVEKIQNSKVTGGTVNGTGGFLMRAERVGSATLLAQIVRMVSEAQRGRAPIQKLADVVASYFVPIVILAALITFVIWASWGPEPQLAYALVNAVAVLIIACPCALGLATPMSIMVGTGRGATAGVLIKNAEALEVLQKVDTLVVDKTGTLTEGKPKLASVVALAGQDENEVLRLAASLEKASEHPLAAAIVAGAADRQLTLAKYQGFQSYTGKGIFGVVEGKRVALGNLKLFEEMRIPVQALRERAEQLRAQGQTVMFVAIDKQLAGIIGVADPIKASTKEAVRLLHDEGVRLVMLTGDSKATADAVARQLGIDDVHAEVLPAQKGEIVKQLQSQGRVVAMAGDGVNDAPALAQAQVGIAMGTGTDIAMESAGVTLVKGDLRGIAKARRLSQATITNIRQNLFFAFFYNILGVPIAAGILYPFFGILLSPMIASAAMTFSSVSVIANALRLNKVEL
- a CDS encoding aldo/keto reductase produces the protein MNQTSLAGCATPQATESYAHRFAGGVAPGHFRRAQGLWLSSIGLGTYLGNYDNETDRQYCAAIVQAVSSGCNVLDSAVNYRCQRSERAIGSALKELAGKGCCREEIVIATKGGFLPYDGVPPKDTPAYFAETFIKPAIAQASDIVANCHCMTPAYLTHQIDSSLRNLGIECIDIYYLHNPETQLGKIAREEFNQRLLRAFEALESAAAAGKIRMYGAATWNGFRREASARDYLSLAQVIETARRVGGEEHRFKVIQLPVNLGMSEALSLTNQTVNGKTMTLLEAAQALGITVMCSASILQGQLTHDLPPVIHDAFPGLETDGQRALQFVRSTPGVTTALVGMKQIAHLEENLATAKVAPASWEQYSKLFDSA
- a CDS encoding DoxX family protein; amino-acid sequence: MSGSLDRSRHQRYLSTVSASTRHEYDTTLRLLEAGQRASFHAGGHLLNLQARTYLWYISLLRIYIGYYLCWQGVRKFQRDFPKGDWIGRQIGDIATLDLYPWYKKLLIDYVVPHHELFGYLVMIGEIVVGGCLVLGLLTRFNACIGLFMMVNYMLGPGMARGGAPLAMQQTFIIGLFIILMSGAGRTLGLDGWLFGGRAEPRRGAR
- the gloB gene encoding hydroxyacylglutathione hydrolase, whose amino-acid sequence is MKIVQIPLLRDNYGYLLICQKTNAAAIVDPSEAEPVWRRAEQGKISLTAILNTHHHRDHTGGNEGLLAKHSLKVYGHKSDQGRIPGLTNGVDEGDEIQIGELKGKVLFIPGHTTGHVAYLFGNALFSGDCLFTAGCGRLFEGTPEMMHASLKKLMALPDDTKVYCGHEYTESNLRFAMSVEPKNHKLVSRFERVQALRARGMSTVPATLEEEKQTNPFLRWDSKEIQTSVKSRISDQRLDPVSVFATVRKLKDSF
- a CDS encoding response regulator, with product MVNSHGLQTIEVLLVEDNAGDIRLTKEALKESSLLIHLNVARDGEEAMAFLRREGVHAGAPTPDLILLDLNLPRKDGREVLQEIKADADLKRIPVVVLTTSEADSDILTTYGLHANCYITKPVDMDQFIKIVKLLEEFWFTIVKLPSREALGEARFKKIA
- a CDS encoding xanthine dehydrogenase family protein molybdopterin-binding subunit, whose protein sequence is MARESSIIGAAVGRVEGADKVSGRAIYGADVHFRDALWGRILRSPYPHARIKSIDVSKALKVPGVKAVVTGKDEPEHYQGKSIRDIPVLCWDKVRFVGDRVAAVAAQDKDAAEEAVSLIEVEYEELPAVFDVVDAIKPGAPVLHDNAPAYDGAPADIMAPAGGNIVNKLTWGKGDIEKGFADADLVLEHTFRMPMHHQGYLEPQSFLVKIDGDGTVHAWASTKGPFGTRAQFAKAVGIKPSDIHLQAVHVGADFGGKSGAGELPICYFLAKRASRPVKIVLSHSEELTAMNPDHDTVIKVKTGVKKNGRITARYLQAIHGTGAYAGMKPGRASIGGAGSAMPYKMDNTYMEALQVYTNTVPCGFWRAPGAIQAVFAAESHMDLIAKELKMDPARFRMINLVEEDDENALGKKWIGVKAKETLKAALDAAGWKSPKKSNVGRGVAMYERGTGAGKVWVNLTAEADGTFTVFTVAGDQGTGLQTVLCQTVANEMQVPYDHVRCKIGNTADVNYSVDVGFGGSRSTNINSAAAYQACGELKAKLNAIAAKNLACAEDKVSYAKGKFSAKGAKTKPLSLKDIVKAIGTPVTVSVETEVPRKGSSTSFIAQVAEVEVDRDTGRVKLNKFVTDHDVGTIINPLGHQGQIDGEAIMAIGSGLMEEITHDQGKVTQTNLGEYKIPNIVDIPKFKTVLVKGKNGPGPYEAKGIGEHANVTPPAAICNAVADAVGVRLFDVPVTAEKVYRELRRQQA